The following are encoded together in the Desulfococcus multivorans genome:
- a CDS encoding putative sulfate/molybdate transporter, translating into MNMHQPILEESGADSATGRRAYRFNRMELAGSLGDLGTILPLAVGMILINGLSPLGLFLGVGLYYVFAGLYFRVTSPVEPMKVIGAYAVATGITAGQIQASSLWIFLFLLVIGATGIITLIGRYIPRPVIRGVQLSTGVLLVTQGVRLILGTSGFQALRQAAEPYLAVQALGPIPLGWVVGGILGVLTLILLDNRRLPAAIVVVGAGILTGLFLGTGEGLGGMRFGIYLPDLLPYGMPSSGDFTFALLVLVLPQIPMTLGNAVMANADLSHQYFPREGRRVTYKALCISMALANLMSFFLGGMPMCHGAGGLASRYRFGARTGGSNLIIGAVFIALALFLGEHLMGVIHLLPMSALGVLLIFAGAQLGLTLLDMKTRKEMFVPLLVVGITLAANLAVGFLVGIAVAYALKSERLNV; encoded by the coding sequence ATGAACATGCATCAACCGATCCTGGAAGAATCCGGCGCCGACAGCGCAACCGGGCGGCGGGCATACCGCTTCAACCGGATGGAGCTGGCGGGCTCCCTGGGGGATCTGGGCACCATCCTGCCCCTGGCCGTCGGCATGATCCTGATCAACGGCCTCAGTCCGCTGGGCCTCTTTCTGGGGGTGGGGCTCTATTATGTCTTTGCCGGCCTATACTTCAGGGTCACCAGCCCGGTGGAGCCCATGAAGGTGATCGGCGCATATGCCGTGGCCACCGGCATCACCGCGGGCCAGATCCAGGCGTCCAGTCTCTGGATATTCCTGTTCCTGCTGGTCATCGGCGCGACCGGCATCATCACCCTGATCGGCCGATACATCCCCAGGCCCGTGATCCGGGGGGTGCAGCTCTCCACCGGCGTTCTCCTGGTGACCCAGGGCGTCAGGCTGATCCTGGGAACGTCGGGCTTCCAGGCATTGCGGCAGGCGGCGGAGCCGTATCTTGCCGTCCAGGCCCTGGGGCCGATCCCCCTGGGATGGGTGGTGGGGGGGATTCTGGGGGTTCTCACCCTCATCCTCCTGGACAACAGGCGCCTGCCCGCGGCCATCGTCGTGGTGGGGGCGGGCATTCTGACCGGCCTCTTCCTGGGGACGGGGGAGGGGCTCGGTGGGATGCGGTTCGGGATTTACCTGCCCGATCTCCTGCCCTACGGCATGCCCTCCTCGGGCGATTTCACCTTCGCCCTTCTCGTGCTGGTGCTGCCGCAGATTCCCATGACCCTCGGGAACGCCGTCATGGCCAACGCCGATCTCTCCCACCAGTATTTCCCCCGGGAGGGCCGCCGGGTCACCTACAAGGCGCTCTGCATCAGCATGGCCCTGGCCAACCTGATGAGCTTTTTTCTGGGGGGCATGCCCATGTGCCACGGCGCCGGCGGCCTCGCCTCCCGATATCGCTTCGGCGCCCGCACCGGCGGGTCCAACCTCATCATCGGCGCGGTCTTCATCGCCCTGGCGCTTTTTCTGGGGGAACATCTCATGGGCGTCATCCATCTGCTGCCCATGTCGGCCCTGGGGGTGCTCCTGATCTTTGCCGGCGCCCAGCTGGGCCTCACGCTCCTGGACATGAAAACCCGAAAGGAGATGTTCGTGCCGCTCCTGGTGGTGGGCATCACCCTGGCCGCCAACCTGGCGGTGGGATTCCTGGTGGGCATCGCCGTTGCCTATGCGCTTAAATCCGAAAGGCTGAATGTTTAG
- a CDS encoding TOBE domain-containing protein yields the protein MKPKASEATGPGSPPEEGPARGIRPMPDPDKTLDSIQLDALEQSFRKWITATPRRDVHRSRRRIFLIFLIIRYSGGKLSEVLGLDPTRDIDFEDRFVRLGRPPRQVQLSETLLAEIRGLIAESAAEDGPRQLLDVDPGFVRRKFYERAEACGIPKQLGAPEILRKSRAVEWMQNHMPLPVVQRLLGHSTPNLTSAYVAFSEAEIQQATRHFMEKESARSTSARNAFFGKIQMIQQGDIQSRVEILTLGGHRITTVITNDSLKRLELGPGRLITAEIKAPWVMLHQGDDPRGWSADNRIEGRVERITTGEINTECIVRISDGTAVCAVVTTESARRLALAKGDAVWVVFNSHSVVLLSD from the coding sequence ATGAAACCGAAAGCATCCGAGGCGACCGGGCCGGGTTCCCCGCCGGAAGAAGGCCCCGCCCGTGGCATACGCCCCATGCCGGACCCGGACAAAACCCTCGACTCGATCCAGCTCGATGCATTGGAGCAGTCCTTTCGCAAGTGGATCACGGCGACACCACGCCGCGACGTGCACCGGTCCCGCCGCCGCATCTTTCTCATCTTTCTGATCATCCGATACTCCGGGGGAAAACTGAGCGAGGTGCTGGGCCTCGATCCCACCCGGGACATCGATTTTGAAGACCGATTCGTGCGCCTGGGCCGCCCGCCGCGGCAGGTGCAGCTCTCCGAAACCCTCCTTGCGGAGATCCGGGGGCTCATCGCCGAATCCGCCGCCGAAGACGGGCCGCGACAACTGCTCGACGTGGACCCCGGCTTTGTCCGGCGCAAATTCTATGAGCGCGCCGAAGCCTGCGGGATCCCCAAGCAGCTGGGGGCGCCCGAGATTCTCCGCAAGTCCCGGGCGGTGGAATGGATGCAGAACCATATGCCGCTTCCGGTGGTTCAGCGGCTTCTGGGTCATAGCACGCCCAATCTGACAAGCGCCTACGTCGCCTTTTCCGAAGCGGAGATCCAACAGGCGACCCGGCACTTCATGGAAAAGGAATCCGCCCGCAGCACCAGCGCCCGGAACGCCTTTTTCGGCAAGATTCAGATGATTCAACAGGGCGATATCCAGTCTCGCGTCGAGATCTTGACCCTGGGGGGGCACCGCATCACCACGGTGATCACCAACGACAGCCTGAAGCGGCTGGAGCTGGGGCCGGGACGGCTCATCACGGCCGAAATCAAGGCCCCCTGGGTGATGCTCCATCAGGGGGACGACCCCCGGGGATGGAGCGCCGACAACCGGATCGAGGGGCGCGTGGAGCGGATCACGACCGGTGAAATCAACACGGAATGCATCGTCCGGATCTCCGACGGCACCGCGGTCTGCGCCGTCGTGACCACCGAAAGCGCCCGGCGTCTGGCCCTGGCGAAAGGAGACGCAGTCTGGGTGGTGTTCAACAGTCATTCGGTGGTCCTCCTCTCGGACTGA